Proteins from one Flammeovirgaceae bacterium genomic window:
- a CDS encoding aminopeptidase P family protein — translation MAIKRRDFIKLAAGSTAGAAFIASCQSEGGTTPKTGSPLDNLKSMTDDVQPISLQERESRIEKAQRLMAENKIEALYLDGGTSMAYFTGIRWGTSERMMAAIIPAKGEVKYISPAFEAARVQELMTIGNDIRVWEEHESPYKQVALAFKDMGIRSGNVAMEERVRFFLFDGIRKEASHLNYVSGDPVTIPCRMFKTPAEIALMQRANDVTIEAYKASVAMLEEGMTPQDFSAISAEAHKRLGASGGIGCNFGEASAYPHGSIQQQYLKKGDIVLMDGGCGVGGYRSDISRTVVFGAEPTPRQREVWDLQKKSQAAGFAAAKLGDPCENVDIAARKVLTDAGYGPGYKVPGCPHRTGHGIGMDVHEWGNMVLDNKQPLMPGMCFSIEPTISIYGEFGVRLEDCAYMTEEGVKWFTVPSPSIDKPFHDVA, via the coding sequence ATGGCCATTAAAAGACGTGACTTCATAAAACTGGCTGCCGGCAGCACGGCCGGTGCAGCTTTCATTGCCTCCTGCCAATCCGAGGGCGGCACCACGCCCAAAACAGGGTCTCCCCTTGACAACCTGAAATCCATGACCGATGACGTGCAGCCCATTTCCTTGCAAGAGAGGGAATCGAGGATCGAAAAAGCACAACGCCTCATGGCCGAGAATAAGATCGAGGCACTGTACCTTGATGGCGGCACCAGCATGGCATACTTTACCGGTATCCGGTGGGGCACCAGCGAACGCATGATGGCGGCCATTATCCCAGCCAAAGGCGAGGTGAAATACATTAGCCCCGCCTTTGAAGCCGCCCGTGTACAAGAACTGATGACCATTGGCAATGACATTCGCGTGTGGGAAGAGCACGAGAGCCCCTACAAACAAGTGGCCCTGGCATTTAAGGATATGGGCATCCGAAGTGGCAATGTGGCCATGGAGGAGCGCGTAAGGTTTTTCTTGTTCGATGGCATCAGAAAAGAAGCCTCACACCTGAACTATGTGAGTGGCGACCCTGTGACAATACCATGCCGCATGTTCAAAACCCCTGCCGAGATTGCCCTGATGCAACGTGCCAACGATGTCACCATTGAAGCCTACAAGGCGAGCGTGGCCATGTTGGAAGAAGGAATGACGCCCCAGGATTTTAGTGCCATTTCAGCGGAAGCACACAAGCGCCTTGGGGCCAGTGGCGGCATAGGATGTAATTTTGGCGAAGCCTCTGCCTACCCACATGGGAGCATCCAGCAACAATATTTGAAAAAAGGGGATATTGTGCTCATGGATGGGGGCTGTGGGGTAGGCGGATACCGCTCCGACATCAGCCGCACCGTTGTGTTTGGGGCCGAGCCCACGCCCCGCCAGCGGGAAGTTTGGGACTTGCAAAAGAAATCGCAGGCAGCCGGGTTTGCGGCCGCCAAATTGGGCGACCCTTGCGAAAACGTGGACATCGCTGCACGCAAGGTACTCACCGATGCCGGGTATGGGCCGGGGTACAAGGTGCCCGGCTGCCCGCACCGTACGGGCCATGGCATTGGCATGGACGTGCATGAGTGGGGCAACATGGTGTTGGACAACAAACAGCCGTTGATGCCCGGCATGTGCTTCAGTATAGAGCCCACCATTTCCATCTATGGTGAATTTGGCGTGCGCCTGGAAGACTGTGCCTACATGACGGAAGAAGGAGTAAAATGGTTTACCGTGCCCAGCCCTTCGATCGATAAGCCATTTCATGATGTGGCCTGA